TGAGGGTTAACTCGAGCGAAGCAACGCTATCCGTGACCGAGTGGTGACGGTGAGAGTGGGTGGGGCTGTGGCTGAGACGTGTGCAGAGACCTCGGAAGAGGTTCACGACGGAGACCAAATCAGAGATGACAACGACGAAGGCCCGGACCGTCGGAACGGTCCGGGCCTTCTGCCGGCGGAGGATACGAGATTCGAACTCGTGAGGGGTTGCCCCCAACACGCTTTCCAAGCGTGCGCCCTAGGCCACTAGGCGAATCCTCCGCCGCAAACAATACAAGACGTTGGGCAGTGCTCGCGAACACGATCCACTCGCGGGACTCCGGAGGGAGTCGCGAAGGACTCCAGAGGGACTCGCGAGGGCGGAACCGTTCCTCCCGGCGTCGCTTCCCCGCCCCGGGATCCGCTACTGTGGGGGCCAGCCCCTCACGTGGCGCTATCTGACTGAACTCCCCCAGGGCCGGAAGGCAGCAAGGGTAGGTCGGCTCTGGCGGGTGCGTGGGGGGCGCTTTGCGTTCCGGGCGGCCTCCAGGTGCCATCGGGGCGGTCCGGGTTGTCAGTGGTCGCCTATAACCTCGTATACGTGTCGTCTCTCGCCTTGTACCGCCGCTATCGCCCGGAGTCGTTCGCCGAGGTCATCGGGCAGGAGCATGTGACCGACCCGCTGCAGCAGGCGCTGCGGAACAACCGGGTCAACCATGCCTACCTGTTCAGTGGCCCGCGCGGCTGCGGCAAGACGACGAGCGCGCGCATCCTGGCCCGCTGTCTCAACTGTGAGCAAGGTCCCACTCCCACGCCCTGCGGCGAGTGCCAGTCCTGCCGCGACCTGGCGAGGAACGGGCCGGGCTCGATCGACGTCATCGAGATCGACGCCGCGTCGCACGGAGGTGTCGACGACGCCCGTGACCTGCGCGAGAAGGCCTTCTTCGGCCCCGCGTCGAGCCGGTACAAGATCTACATCATCGATGAGGCCCACATGGTCACCTCGGCGGGCTTCAACGCCCTCCTGAAGGTGGTCGAGGAGCCCCCGGAGCACCTCAAGTTCATCTTCGCGACGACCGAGCCCGAGAAGGTCATCGGCACGATCCGGTCGCGCACCCACCACTACCCGTTCCGGCTCGTGCCCCCCGGCACCCTCCGCGACTACCTCGCCGAGGTCTGCGGCCGCGAGGACATGACCGTCGAGGACGGGGTGTTCCCGCTGGTGGTGCGGGCCGGGGCAGGCTCCGTGCGTGACTCCATGTCCGTCATGGACCAGCTCCTCGCCGGCGCGCGCGAGGACGGTGTGACGTATGCCATGGCGACGTCCCTCCTCGGGTACACGGACGGCTCGCTGCTCGACTCCGTCATCGAGGCCTTCGCCTCCGGGGACGGCGCCGCGGCCTTCGAGGTCGTGGACCACGTCATCGAGGGCGGCAACGACCCGCGCCGGTTCGTCGCCGACCTCCTGGAGCGGCTGCGGGACCTCGTGATCCTCGCCGCCGTGCCCGACGCCGCGGAGAAGGGGCTCATCGACGCCCCCGCCGACGTCGTCGAGCGCATGCAGGCGCAGGCCGGCGTCTTCGGCGGCGCCGAGCTCAGCCGCGCGGCCGACCTCGTGAACGAGGGCCTCACGGAGATGCGCGGCGCCACGTCCCCGCGCCTCCAGCTGGAGCTCATCTGCGCCCGCGTGCTGCTCCCCGCGGCCTACGACGACGAGCGCTCCGTCATGGCCCGCCTGGAGCGCCTGGAGCGCGGCGGCAACTTCGTGCCCGGCGGCCAGGGCCCCGGCCCCGCGATGGGGTACGTTCCCGGGCCCGAGGCCCACGCGGGCGTGCCGCAGGGTGGCGTGGCCATGCCGCCGGCGAGTGGCGGTGCGCCCGCCCCCCAGGGGCCGCCGGTGCCTCCGGGCGGCGGTCCCGCGGCCGCGCGGGCGGCGGTACGGGGATCTGGCGGAGCACCCGAGACGCCCCCGGCCCCGGCGGCGTCCCCTGCGCCATCGCCTGCCCCGGCTGCGACTCCTCCGCAGGCGAGCGCGCCGCAGCCCCCGGCGCCCCCCACCACTCCCGCCACCCCGCCGCCCTCCTCCGACTCGCCGGGGGAGCGTCGTCCCGGTGGCTGGCCCACGGCCTCGGCTCCCGCCCAGGCATCGTCCGCGCCCCGCCCGGGCGGCTGGCCGACGGCGGCGTCCGCGGGCAGTGGCACACCCGCGTCCAACCCGGCCCCGCAGCCCTCCGCCCCGGCTGCCGCCTCCCCGCCGCCCTCCGCCGCGCCGATGGCGGCGGCCCCCGCGGGCGGTCCCGACCCACGCTCCCTGTGGCCGAACATCCTGGAGGCGGTGAAGAACCGCCGCCGCTTCACGTGGATCCTGCTCAGCCAGAACGCCCAGGTGGCCGGGTTCGACGGGACGACCCTGCAGATCGGCTTCGTCAACGCGGGCGCGCGGGACAACTTCGCGAGCAGCGGCAGCGAGGACGTGCTGCGACAGGCGCTGTCCGAGCAGTTCGGGGTGCAGTGGAAGGTCGAGGCGATCGTCGACCCGTCCGGCGGCTCGGCGCCTCCGCCCGCGGCCGGGAACTTCGGCGGCGGCGCTCCGCAGGCCCCGCGTCCCGCCGCGCCCCCGCAGCAGCAGGCCCCGCCCCCGGCGGCCCCGTACTCCCCGCCCGCACCGTCCCCGGAGCCCACTCCGGCCCCCGCTCCTGCTCCGGTCGCGGCCCCGCCCCGGGAGCACATCTCCCCCGAGGACGACATCCCCGAGGACGACGACCCGGACCTGGTCGAGTCCGCCCTGTCGGGCCACGACCTGATCATGCGCGAGCTGGGCGCGACGGTGGTCGACGAATACCCCAACGAATAACGCGCCCCGCCCCGCGGCGACGGCTCCCACCCGTTTACCCCGCACCGTCCGGCGGGACCAGGAGCTTCAAGCCCGCCGCTGCGCGGCGGGCGCTCCCCTCCCGCCCGCCCGTTTACCCCGCACCGCCCCCCCCGACGTACGAGCCCGGTCCGAACCGCCCCTAGTTCCGCCGGACGGTTCGGGGTGCACGGGCGGGTGGGTGGGTGTGATCCGTCGCGGAGCGGCGGGCTTGGGGGCTCCTGGCCCCGTCGGACGGTAGGGCGAACGTGCCGGGTTGGAGGAACGTACAGGAGGGGGGAGGCGGGTCAGTGGGTGGCCCGTACGAATGGGTGGGGGTGCCGCGGGCTACGCTGACCCCGTGAAGGTCCTCGTCATCGGCAGTGGTGCCCGCGAACACGCCCTGTGCCGCTCTCTGTCCCTCGACCCCGACGTCTCCGAGCTGCACTGCGCCCCCGGCAACGCCGGCATCGCAGACGTGGCCGAGCTGCACACCGTCGACGCCCTCGACGGCGCCGCCGTGGCGGGCCTCGCCCGGCGACTGGGCGCGGGGCTCGTCATCGTGGGCCCCGAAGCCCCCCTCGTCGCGGGCGTCGCCGACGCCGTGCGCGCCGCGGGCATCCCGTGCTTCGGCCCCTCCAAGGAGGCCGCGCAGCTGGAGGGCTCCAAGGCGTTCGCCAAGGATGTGATGGCGGGCGCGAGCGTGCCGACCGCCCGGTCGTACGTCTGCACCACCCCGGCCGAGATCGACGAGGCACTCGACGCCTTCGGAGCGCCGTACGTCGTGAAGGACGACGGGCTCGCCGCAGGCAAGGGAGTCGTCGTCACGGACGACGTCGACGTGGCCCGCGCGCACGCCCTCGCCTGCGACCGCGTCGTCATCGAGGAGTTCCTGGACGGCCCCGAGGTGTCCCTCTTCGCCGTCACCGACGGCGAGACGGTCGTCCCGCTCCAGCCCGCCCAGGACTTCAAGCGCGCGCTCGACGGCGACGAGGGCCCGAACACGGGCGGCATGGGCGCGTACTCGCCCCTCCCGTGGGCCGACCCGAAGCTCGTCGACGAGGTCATGCAGAGCGTGCTCCAGCCGACCGTGGACGAGCTGCGCCGCCGCGGCACCCCGTTCGCGGGACTGCTGTACGCGGGGCTGGCGATCACGAGCCGCGGCGTGCGCGTCATCGAGTTCAACGCCCGCTTCGGCGACCCCGAGACCCAGGTCGTCCTCGCCCGCCTCCGGACCCCGCTCGCCGGGCTCCTGATGGCCGCGTCGACCGGCAACCTCGCCGACCTGCCTCCGCTGCGCTGGAGCGACGACGCCGCGGTGACCGTGGTGGTCGCCTCGTACAACTACCCGGGTACGCCGCGCACGGGCGACCCCATCGAGGGTCTGGACGAGGTCGCGGCGCAGGATGCCCCGGATGCGTACGTCCTGCACGCCGGAACGAGGCGCGACGGCGACGCCGTCGTCAGCGCGGGCGGCCGCGTGCTGTCCGTGACGGCGACCGGCGCGGGCCTCACCGAGGCGCGCGAGCGGGCGTACGCGGCGCTGTCCCGTATCCGTCTCGACGGGTCCCAACACCGCACCGACATCGCGGCGAAGGCCGCGGCGGAGGCGTGACGCACGCGGCTGCCGCGTGAACTTTCGGCCACCCCCGAACCCTCAGGGCCCCGGATCTGACACTGGATCCGGGGCCCTCTCGGCATCCAGCTTTAGCCAAAGCCATTCCATCGAGTGACCGGTGGCCCATCCGGCTGACGACGACCGGCGCCCCAACTAGGGTGCGGCGAAAGCGTTCAAGGCGCCCAGAGCCAAACAGACCACCGGCATTGCGATGTCGGTGGCGGGTGCCACAGTGGGGGAGTGAGCAAGACCAACGCCGTTGAAGTGCGCCGTCGGCTCCGGCCGGCGGCCGAACAGTAGGCAGCATGGGGGTGCCATCGGTCGTGTCAGGTACGGGTGTGGAGGTGGGCGCGCAGGCCGCGCGCTCCCGGGCCCTCGCCGTGCTGCGGCTGCGCAGCAGGGCGCTGGCCGTCGCCCTGCTGCCCGCGGCCGTCGCCGTCGTGCTGTTCGCGGCGGGGGCCACGGGGCATGCCGGTGGCGGGAGTTGGTACGTCGCGAGCTGGACCGTGACCGTCGTCGCGCTGCTCGTCCTGGTCGCCGCGGGCGCGGTCGGCCTGGTCGTCGCGCGGGCGCGGCCCGCTCTCAGTCCCACCGTCCCGATCGCCGAGGAGTCGGCCCCCGATCTGTATCGCCTGGTGCGGGACCTCGCCGACCGCCTCGACGTGCCCGCTCCCTCGGCGATAGCGCTCACCCCGGACTGCGACAGCTGGCTGGAGGACCGTACGCATCCGGCGCACGGGCCGTCGGGGCGGCGGGGGTGGGTGCGGGGTTCGGCAGCGCAGAACTCACCCGGCACCGGCCACGGCACCGGCACCGGGATGGCCACCGGCCCCACAGGCGGCGAAGGCGAAGGCGGGGCCACCGGCCCCATCGCCCCCGTCCTCGTCATCGGCTCCCCGTTCCTGTGGTGGATGCGCGTCGGCGAGCTCCGCGCGGTGCTCGCGCCGGTCGTTGCCGGTACGGGCCCCTCCGCGCACCCCGACATAGCCGCCGCCCGGCGCTTCGTGCGCGGGCTCGACGCGGCGGTCGCGGTCGCCTCGGCGCCGGGGCGCGGTCCGCTGGCCCGTGTGGCGCTCGGCGGCGTCGGGCGGGTCGCCAGGCTCCTGCTGCGCCACTGCAGGGTCCATGCCGCCGAGATGGAGCGCGGTGTGGCCGCGGCCGCGGCGGAACGCGCCCAGACGGTGGACTACGGCGTGCGGATCGTCGCCCAGGAGCAGGTCGGCCTCGCGTACGCGGGCTGGGACCGCCTTCTCACCCGCGTCGCACTGCCCGCCTGGCGCATGGGCCGCTGGCCCTCGCGGCTCGACGCGGGCGTGGTCTCCGCGCTGACGGAGCTGTCGCGCAGGGACCGCCTGGCGGAAGGCTTCGCCTCACGCCTCGGCGAGCGCCCCGCCTGCGACCTCCTGGAGGAGCCGGGCTCGGTGGACGAGGCGGCGTCGCTCCTCGCCGCGCGGCTCTTCCACGGCGGTCCCGCGGAGTCGGGGCCGGACTGGGCGCCGGTGGCCTGGCAGGAGTATCCGGACGAGGTCGTCGACCGAAAATGGCGCATGGACGCGGCGCGGCTGCACCGGGTCCTGGACGCCCTGGAGGTCGACGGCGCGGCCGACCGAAGCGCCTCGGCCCCCAAGGGCCCCACGCTCGACCGAGTCCTGACGCACCTGACGACGGCCCCGCAGAACGCTACGGAGAGTAACCCGAACCCATACGAGCCCCCCACCCCACAGCCGACCACCCCGGCCACCCCGACCGCCCGGAAGACGGCGAACACCTCGGACGCTCCGGCGGCGCCGGGCACCCCGGATGCTTCGGCCGCGCCGGACGCCGAGTGCTCCGCGGGCACCCCGGACACGGAGGATGCTTTGGCCGCTCCGGTTGCTCCGGTTGCCCCGGACGCCTCGGCCGCCCGGGACACTGCGGGCTCCGCGGGCACCCCGGATGCTCCGGTCGCCTCGGACGCGGCGGATGCTCTGGCCGCTCCGGACATCACGGGTACCCCGGACGCTCTGGCCACCCCGGACACCAAGGGCTCCGCGAGCACCCCGGCCGCCCCGGACACCCCGGCCGCTCCGTCCCCCACGCCCACCGAGACCTCCGACGCCCCGGACGCCTTGGACGCTCTGGACGCCCCCGAGCGCGCCGCCGCCCTCTTCCCCGAGGTCGACGAAGGCGCCGGCGAGGCCGACGACGAGAGCCGGAGCGGCAGGCTCGCCGCAGGGCTCACCGCGGAGATC
The window above is part of the Streptomyces venezuelae genome. Proteins encoded here:
- a CDS encoding DNA polymerase III subunit gamma and tau, which gives rise to MSSLALYRRYRPESFAEVIGQEHVTDPLQQALRNNRVNHAYLFSGPRGCGKTTSARILARCLNCEQGPTPTPCGECQSCRDLARNGPGSIDVIEIDAASHGGVDDARDLREKAFFGPASSRYKIYIIDEAHMVTSAGFNALLKVVEEPPEHLKFIFATTEPEKVIGTIRSRTHHYPFRLVPPGTLRDYLAEVCGREDMTVEDGVFPLVVRAGAGSVRDSMSVMDQLLAGAREDGVTYAMATSLLGYTDGSLLDSVIEAFASGDGAAAFEVVDHVIEGGNDPRRFVADLLERLRDLVILAAVPDAAEKGLIDAPADVVERMQAQAGVFGGAELSRAADLVNEGLTEMRGATSPRLQLELICARVLLPAAYDDERSVMARLERLERGGNFVPGGQGPGPAMGYVPGPEAHAGVPQGGVAMPPASGGAPAPQGPPVPPGGGPAAARAAVRGSGGAPETPPAPAASPAPSPAPAATPPQASAPQPPAPPTTPATPPPSSDSPGERRPGGWPTASAPAQASSAPRPGGWPTAASAGSGTPASNPAPQPSAPAAASPPPSAAPMAAAPAGGPDPRSLWPNILEAVKNRRRFTWILLSQNAQVAGFDGTTLQIGFVNAGARDNFASSGSEDVLRQALSEQFGVQWKVEAIVDPSGGSAPPPAAGNFGGGAPQAPRPAAPPQQQAPPPAAPYSPPAPSPEPTPAPAPAPVAAPPREHISPEDDIPEDDDPDLVESALSGHDLIMRELGATVVDEYPNE
- the purD gene encoding phosphoribosylamine--glycine ligase, with product MKVLVIGSGAREHALCRSLSLDPDVSELHCAPGNAGIADVAELHTVDALDGAAVAGLARRLGAGLVIVGPEAPLVAGVADAVRAAGIPCFGPSKEAAQLEGSKAFAKDVMAGASVPTARSYVCTTPAEIDEALDAFGAPYVVKDDGLAAGKGVVVTDDVDVARAHALACDRVVIEEFLDGPEVSLFAVTDGETVVPLQPAQDFKRALDGDEGPNTGGMGAYSPLPWADPKLVDEVMQSVLQPTVDELRRRGTPFAGLLYAGLAITSRGVRVIEFNARFGDPETQVVLARLRTPLAGLLMAASTGNLADLPPLRWSDDAAVTVVVASYNYPGTPRTGDPIEGLDEVAAQDAPDAYVLHAGTRRDGDAVVSAGGRVLSVTATGAGLTEARERAYAALSRIRLDGSQHRTDIAAKAAAEA